GCGTACGCTTTTTTCTGCACCACGGTGACCTAACCGATTCGAGCAGCTTGATCAGAATTATTAAGCAAGTGCAGCCGGATGAGATTTATAATCTGGCCGCACAAAGCCATGTCGCAGTGTCGTTCGAAGAGCCGGAATATACCGCCAACTCGGACGCGTTGGGTGCTTTGCGTGTATTGGAAGCCATGCGCATCCTCGGTTTAGAAAAGAAAACCCGTTTCTATCAGGCTTCCACCTCCGAGCTGTATGGCCTGGTGCAGGAAATTCCGCAAAAAGAAACAACTCCATTTTATCCCCGTTCACCTTATGCGGTTGCCAAGCTTTATGCGTACTGGATCACGGTCAATTACCGCGAAGCCTATGGCATGTATGCTTGCAACGGTATTCTGTTTAATCACGAATCGCCAGTCCGTGGGGAGACTTTTGTAACGCGAAAGATTACCCGTGCATTGGCTCGCATCAAGCTTGGATTGCAGGAACACCTTTATCTCGGCAACCTAAATGCTTTACGTGATTGGGGGCATGCCAAAGATTATGTTGAAATGCAGTGGCTCATGCTGCAACAGGAGCAACCGGAAGATTTCGTCATCGCCACGGGAGTGCAATATAGCGTGCGTGACTTTGTCGACATCGCCGCCAAGGAGCTAGGTATTATTGTTCGTTGGGAGGGTGAGGGTTTGGATGAAAAAGGTTATGACGCATCAGGGAAATGCATTGTCTCAGTCGATCCTCGTTATTTCCGTCCCACTGAAGTTGAAACGCTTCTTGGCGATCCGTCAAAAGCTAAGAATAAGCTCGGCTGGCAACCGAAAATTACCTTCATGGAGCTGGTTAGAGAAATGGTGCGCGAAGATCTTAAGACTGCTGAGCGTGATGAGCTGGTGAAACGTCACGGCTATTATACGAACTCCTATCATGAGTAATATCGTGTGAAGCTAGGTCACAATCTGCTGGCAGGGTTGGCTAATTCGATTTGGTCTGCGCTGGTCGGGTTGGCGGTTGTTCCGTTTTACCTTAAATATCTTGGAATAGAAGCCTACGGTTTGATTGGTTTTTTCGTGACCACGCAAGCCGTGTTAAGTCTTCTCGATATGGGAATGGCTCCGACCATTAATCGTGAGGTTGCGCGCTGTTCGGCAGCAGGGAGTTTGCAGGAATCAGGGAAG
The Patescibacteria group bacterium genome window above contains:
- a CDS encoding polysaccharide biosynthesis protein — translated: MKLGHNLLAGLANSIWSALVGLAVVPFYLKYLGIEAYGLIGFFVTTQAVLSLLDMGMAPTINREVARCSAAGSLQESGK
- the gmd gene encoding GDP-mannose 4,6-dehydratase; protein product: MNQTRKVALITGVTGQDGAYLAEFLLNKGYIVHGIKRRASSFNTARVDHLYRDPHEDGVRFFLHHGDLTDSSSLIRIIKQVQPDEIYNLAAQSHVAVSFEEPEYTANSDALGALRVLEAMRILGLEKKTRFYQASTSELYGLVQEIPQKETTPFYPRSPYAVAKLYAYWITVNYREAYGMYACNGILFNHESPVRGETFVTRKITRALARIKLGLQEHLYLGNLNALRDWGHAKDYVEMQWLMLQQEQPEDFVIATGVQYSVRDFVDIAAKELGIIVRWEGEGLDEKGYDASGKCIVSVDPRYFRPTEVETLLGDPSKAKNKLGWQPKITFMELVREMVREDLKTAERDELVKRHGYYTNSYHE